Part of the Methanobrevibacter sp. genome is shown below.
TCAAGATTGTATCTTAAAGGACAGAACAGATAATCCTCAAGAATATTTTCAAACTCGATTTGATTAAATAAATTGCTATCGCGAATCATGTGAGAGGTTACCTTTTTCATTTCAAATACATCGGAAGGTTCTATTTTAACCAAATCTTTTTCATAATCCCTTAGAACAACTGGAGTCTTGCTGCCTGTTCTTGGAAGTACTGTCGACAATATCAGCAGTTCCTCAGCACGGGTGTTTGCAACATATAAAACCCTTTCCTCTTCACGGTCAAATTCAAAAGGCTCCTTATCCTCTGATATCTTATATTTCAAAAACCTGTTAGGGGTCGGATAAACAGGATAATTATTGAATACATGTGATTTTCTTTGAGGGGAGAACTTTAAAGGGAAACTTCTGTCCTTAATGGATGCAGTAATTACAACAGGATATTCCAGTCCCTTTGCTTTGTGAACAGTCATAATATGGACTTTTTGGGAGTTGTCCTCCTCTTCGTTAATCGGACATGAGTAATATTTAAGGGAACGGTATAAATAATTGAATAAACCGATCAGGTCGTATTTTCCCATGATATTTTCATAATCTGAAATAATCTGAGAAATCAGTGCCAGATTCAGCAATGCCTTTTTAGCCTCAAAATCACTTCTTGAAGACAGCTCATCAACATATCCTGTGATTTTTAAAAGTTCATAAAACACCTGAAGAGAAGTCAGCCTAACCTCAGTCAATGAGGATTTCAAATCATTTAATCCGGTAAAAAAGTCCAAATCATGCTCATCAGCAATTCCGATGCTTTTCAGCTGGCTTCGTGAGTAAGTGCTCAGGTCAACCACTCCGACACGGGCAAATATCTCCTCCAATGTTTCATCAGCATAATCCCTCACAACATCCATTATAGAATTAGATTTGGCCGATTCATCAAGCGGCTTGAAATTATTTTTAATGCTTACAACATTGGCATGATATCTTCTTTCAATATCATTTAAGAGGTCCTGAGTTTTTTTAGATAATTTGAATACCTTTGAGGAATGATAATAGGTATCTGTAAATGAGGATAAGTTGATCCACTGGCCACCATCCCCATAATATGCAATTCTGGTTGGATCAAATGGCAGCATATACCATAACAGTGCCAAAACCGCTTTCACTTCATCCTGATAAATCAAATCATCGATTCCCTTAAGATAATAAGGAATTTTTTCTTTTTCAAATTCATTTAAAATGTCCTTTTTATCCTTATGACTTCTAAAGAGAACACACACATCACTGTATTTTGAGATTTTGCCTAAGCTTTTCAGGTTCTTGACGATGTATGCAATGCCACGGTATTCATCATCATCCCTTTTGTTTTCAAGCATATACACAGGCATTTTCTCATTATTGACTGCTTTAAGGTCTTTAGGATTAACCCTTTTTTGATTAATGTATTTCTCGTTAAACTCGACAATATCCGCGCTTGAGCGGTAATTGTTGATTAAAATCTTATTTTCAAACTCATCACTTGTGGAATAATCATTAAAGAATTTAGGATTTGCTGCTCTAAATGAATATATGCTTTGATCTGCATCCCCGACAACCGTGAACGAATCAGAAATACTTTTTAAATGTTCAAATATCTGCATCTGTATTGCATCGGTGTCCTGAAACTCATCAATCAATACATTCCTGTATTGAAGTTGTTTTAAGTTATCCTTATCCGATAAGATTTCAAGGGCTTTTATAAGCAAGTAATTCTGGTCACAGACATGTTCAGCTTCCATTAACCTTATCCAGTCATTATATGATTTTGCAATCTGGAGATATCTTGCCTTATAGACATCACATCTAAAGCCTAACGCCTTGATTTCCTTTTTAGTAGGGTATTGAGTCTGAGGATGTGTCCGGTAATACTCATCAATGTAGGTCAGATATTCCTCACTCGGCTTGTATTTTGACTGTATATAATCAATCAGAGCTTCACAGTCCACTTCAAACAGTGCATATTCCTCATATTTTTTAAGGACCTGACCTGATTCATAATTCCTTAAAAAAGCAGGTCCGGTAAATCCCAAATCACTTCTATGCTTGTTAAAAAACAGGTTCCTTTCAGATTCCCTTTTAAGCAGATTATATGGAATATCACAGAAATCTGAAAGAATTGATCTGCAGAAACTGTGAATGGTACTTATTCTCATTTGATTTATAACATTTAAATCCAGTTTTGTGTCCTTTTTAAACCTTTCACGCAACTCATCAGCTGCCTTATTTGTAAAAGTAATGACAAGTATTGATTCAGGCTTTGCCCCATTTTCAATCAGATATAAAACCCTTTCAATTATAACACGGGTTTTTCCGGCACCCGGACCTGCATTGATAACTAACGGTTTTCCAATGTATTCTACAGCACTCTTTTGATGTTCATCCAATTCAACTTCCGGAGGAATTTCCTTTATTATGCACCTGTCTGTTTTTTTGACCGCTTCAAAGTTCAATGGCCTGGAAATCAAATTTCCCTCAATGTCAAAAAGGTTTAAGGTCAATATATGATTCTTAATAAATTTATTCAAATTCTTTTCAACCAGATTTAAAACATTTTCCTTATCGTTTGCATTCAAATCATCAATGGCAATTGGGTTTTCACCTTCAAGGCCGATTAATGAAGGCATTATGGAATCAACTTTCAGATTGTCGGCAATCAGATATATGTCCTCATTTGTGATTTTTGGATTATGACCCAGAAATGCAAAATCAAATTCATAATCAACCTGCAGAAACTTCTCAATGCCTATAAAATAATCATCATAGATATATCTAAACAAAGTTTTGTGAACGCTTTCCATATCATTTAATGTTAAATTCAAATCAGAGTCATTAAAAACATCAATTGTAAAGACAAGCTTCTTTTTAGTTTGACGGGAAAATAAATCAAGGATAATCTTAGCTGTAGCCATAGCAAGATTGTATTTTTTCAAAACAATCAACTTTTCCATGACACTGCATAAGTCATATAAATTCCCAAATTTACTTTTCAAAAAAGTAAAAACACTACTGTCTCTCATTATAATCATTAAAACGTTTAGTTATAAAAACACTGTCAATCCACTCAGGCTGGATTAAACCCTTTGAAATATCATCCTGAATTTCATCAATAATAATTTTCCCATCGCTTTTGGATAAATTTTTAAACTTGATTAATTTCAAAAAGGAATCACCACTTCCCTCAACAAATTCATTTAAATTTAAACGGCATTGTGCCTTTTTATTTTCACTTCTAATCATACATTGCCTTTTAAATTCATGCTTAATGCCATTTTTAAAATCCTTTGCATCAATAATCTCGCGATGTATATCAAAAACTATCTGAACAATATCCTGATCGCGTAAAATAGGATATTTCTTTTTAATATTTATTATAGTTAAAGTGTCATAATTTCGACCAATTATACGATTCAAATCATTAATATATGACTCCTGTTTTATTGAATTTAGAAAATAATACTGCAGATATCTTTTTATTTCAAAATCAGTGATATT
Proteins encoded:
- a CDS encoding ATP-dependent helicase — protein: MATAKIILDLFSRQTKKKLVFTIDVFNDSDLNLTLNDMESVHKTLFRYIYDDYFIGIEKFLQVDYEFDFAFLGHNPKITNEDIYLIADNLKVDSIMPSLIGLEGENPIAIDDLNANDKENVLNLVEKNLNKFIKNHILTLNLFDIEGNLISRPLNFEAVKKTDRCIIKEIPPEVELDEHQKSAVEYIGKPLVINAGPGAGKTRVIIERVLYLIENGAKPESILVITFTNKAADELRERFKKDTKLDLNVINQMRISTIHSFCRSILSDFCDIPYNLLKRESERNLFFNKHRSDLGFTGPAFLRNYESGQVLKKYEEYALFEVDCEALIDYIQSKYKPSEEYLTYIDEYYRTHPQTQYPTKKEIKALGFRCDVYKARYLQIAKSYNDWIRLMEAEHVCDQNYLLIKALEILSDKDNLKQLQYRNVLIDEFQDTDAIQMQIFEHLKSISDSFTVVGDADQSIYSFRAANPKFFNDYSTSDEFENKILINNYRSSADIVEFNEKYINQKRVNPKDLKAVNNEKMPVYMLENKRDDDEYRGIAYIVKNLKSLGKISKYSDVCVLFRSHKDKKDILNEFEKEKIPYYLKGIDDLIYQDEVKAVLALLWYMLPFDPTRIAYYGDGGQWINLSSFTDTYYHSSKVFKLSKKTQDLLNDIERRYHANVVSIKNNFKPLDESAKSNSIMDVVRDYADETLEEIFARVGVVDLSTYSRSQLKSIGIADEHDLDFFTGLNDLKSSLTEVRLTSLQVFYELLKITGYVDELSSRSDFEAKKALLNLALISQIISDYENIMGKYDLIGLFNYLYRSLKYYSCPINEEEDNSQKVHIMTVHKAKGLEYPVVITASIKDRSFPLKFSPQRKSHVFNNYPVYPTPNRFLKYKISEDKEPFEFDREEERVLYVANTRAEELLILSTVLPRTGSKTPVVLRDYEKDLVKIEPSDVFEMKKVTSHMIRDSNLFNQIEFENILEDYLFCPLRYNLESNLKFKNPLNINKFIDSKLKIIVNRLHNDKFMTDWDRESIENLVFEVIKSYSFSSNERNIRELFSNFTDYWQEYGRNFNVLKTSHPVSLEVNGYDINGEIDLVVDDGNGVSLVHFIRTRDEMKNYHSFYMELLGYYAKALKEREDVEVENLMLYVLDEGKLYEKEYVDNEFLLEYLA